The following proteins are encoded in a genomic region of Amia ocellicauda isolate fAmiCal2 chromosome 6, fAmiCal2.hap1, whole genome shotgun sequence:
- the LOC136751670 gene encoding uncharacterized protein LOC136751670, translating into MKTRVGLTDSSRRQLVNIVVAHITEVEGKIPHKETKDMYAHGIITLFPALRDPYTKKGYILQDFSLLFGSETASKFLEKLSSSFKDKVIKEVRTLKVTPFLLKLIKSVAREDGGFDAGRKRALKISVLDGVDHLVKFHKSCQSLDDHLAEFEGNHQPYLLATGMTKADVQCFYIVMDRNLIPCQASTTLAAFDELFKAHFVFGVKYDESLCSLFTFVQTTIYNIDIGRTKESPKVRELRAKLLN; encoded by the exons ATGAAGACACGGGTTGGTCTTACAGATTCCTCAAGAAGACAATTGGTTAATATTGTAGTGGCACACATTACAGAAGTGGAAGG AAAAATTCCTCACAAGGAAACAAAAGACATGTATGCTCATGGGATTATCACATTGTTCCCTGCGTTAAGGGATCCATACACAAAAAAGGGTTAT ATCCTTCAAGACTTTTCCTTGCTCTTCGGCTCTGAAACGGCATCAAAGTTTTTGGAAAAATTGAGTTCTAGCTTCAAAGACAAAGTTATCAAGGAGGTGAGGACCCTTAAAGTGACACCTTTTCTACTGAAGCTAATAAAATCTGTTGCCAGGGAAGATGGAGGTTTCGATG CTGGAAGGAAGAGGGCCTTGAAAATCAGTGTTCTTGATGGAGTGGATCATTTGGTGAAATTTCATAAG TCATGCCAAAGTTTGGACGACCACCTTGCCGAGTTTGAAGGAAATCATCAACCATACCTCCTGGCTACTGGGATGACAAAAGCTGATGTGCAATGCTTTTACATTGTGATGGACAGAAACCTCATACCTTGTCAGGCAAGCACAACACTTGCAGCCTTTGATGAGCTATTTAAAGCTCATTTTGTGTTCGGTGTGAAATATGACGAATCTCTTTGTAGTCTGTTCACATTTGTTCagacaacaatatacaatattgaCATAGGTAGAACCAAGGAAAGTCCCAAGGTCAGGGAATTGAGAGCAAAGCTGTTGAACTAA